Proteins found in one Desulfuromonadales bacterium genomic segment:
- the ylqF gene encoding ribosome biogenesis GTPase YlqF yields MKIEWFPGHMNKASRQIAETIQGFDVIIEVLDARLPVSSANPLLEELRRGKPCIKVLNKNDLADPVVTKAWVRHFEKQAGVRALPLEARKRLEVGHLPQLCRRLAPHRGQPGKPLRAMVIGIPNVGKSTLINTLAGKAMARVGDRPAITTCPQQIDLRNGIRLSDTPGLLWPVMSDQNGAYRLAASGAIGESAMDYVQVALFAAAFMLRRYPELLRGRYKLTVLPESPTLLLEEIGRRRGCLVSGGEVDLHRAAELFLRELRGGKLGRVSLEEPG; encoded by the coding sequence TGGTTTCCCGGCCACATGAACAAGGCGAGCCGGCAGATTGCCGAGACGATCCAGGGGTTCGATGTGATCATCGAAGTTCTCGATGCCCGCCTTCCCGTCTCCAGCGCCAATCCGCTGCTCGAGGAGCTGCGTCGGGGCAAGCCCTGTATCAAGGTGCTGAACAAGAACGACCTGGCCGACCCCGTCGTCACCAAGGCCTGGGTCCGCCATTTCGAAAAGCAGGCCGGAGTGCGCGCCCTGCCGCTCGAGGCGAGGAAGCGCCTCGAGGTGGGGCATCTCCCCCAGCTCTGCCGCCGCCTGGCGCCCCACCGCGGGCAGCCGGGCAAGCCGCTGCGCGCCATGGTCATCGGCATTCCCAATGTCGGCAAGTCGACCCTGATCAACACTCTGGCGGGCAAGGCCATGGCCCGGGTCGGCGACCGCCCCGCCATCACCACCTGCCCGCAGCAGATCGACCTGCGCAACGGCATCCGCCTTTCCGACACACCGGGGTTGCTCTGGCCGGTGATGAGCGACCAGAACGGCGCCTACCGACTGGCGGCCAGCGGCGCCATCGGCGAGAGTGCCATGGACTATGTGCAGGTGGCCCTGTTTGCCGCCGCCTTCATGCTGCGCCGCTACCCCGAGTTGCTCAGGGGCCGCTACAAGCTTACCGTTCTGCCGGAAAGTCCTACCCTCCTGCTCGAAGAGATCGGGCGCCGGCGCGGCTGCCTGGTCAGCGGCGGCGAGGTCGATCTGCACCGGGCCGCCGAGCTTTTTCTTCGCGAATTGCGGGGCGGCAAGCTTGGCCGGGTCAGTCTCGAGGAGCCGGGAC